The Blastococcus sp. HT6-4 genome window below encodes:
- a CDS encoding M20/M25/M40 family metallo-hydrolase produces MAENPAPLAGAQDEVAELLSDLIRIDTTNTGSTATSAGERAAAEWVAGKLDDAGIESVIHESERGRASLVARIPGADRSRPALLVHGHLDVVPADPAEWSVHPFSGEERDGYIWGRGAVDMKDMDAMVLALVRDWARTGVQPPRDIVLAYVADEEAGGKLGAHFLVDEHPDLFEGCTEAISEVGGFSITVRDDLRLYLVQTAEKGLAWMRLTAGGKPGHGSFVHDDNAVTRLCEAVARVGAHRFPLTLTPPMREFLAAVEDAYGVEIDPAEPELALARLGSISRMIGAALRNTANPTMLDAGYKANVIPGTASATVDGRFLYGQEEEFERQLAALIGEGVQREWLVHDQAVETTFDGPLVDQMVAALKAEDDGARPVPFTMSGGTDAKSFQRLGMRCFGFSPLRLPPDLDFASLFHGIDERVPVESLRFGVRVLDRFLRNS; encoded by the coding sequence ATGGCCGAGAACCCCGCCCCGCTCGCCGGCGCCCAGGACGAGGTCGCCGAGCTGCTCTCCGACCTGATCCGGATCGACACCACGAACACCGGGAGCACCGCGACCAGCGCGGGGGAGCGGGCCGCGGCCGAGTGGGTCGCCGGCAAGCTCGACGACGCCGGCATCGAGTCGGTCATCCACGAGTCGGAGCGGGGGAGAGCCAGTCTGGTCGCCCGCATCCCGGGCGCCGACCGCAGCCGCCCGGCGCTGCTCGTGCACGGCCACCTCGACGTCGTCCCCGCCGACCCGGCGGAGTGGAGCGTGCACCCGTTCTCCGGCGAGGAGCGCGACGGCTACATCTGGGGCCGCGGCGCGGTCGACATGAAGGACATGGACGCCATGGTGCTGGCGCTGGTCCGCGACTGGGCCCGCACCGGTGTGCAGCCCCCGCGCGACATCGTGCTCGCCTACGTCGCCGACGAGGAGGCCGGCGGGAAGCTCGGCGCGCACTTCCTCGTCGACGAGCACCCCGACCTGTTCGAGGGGTGCACCGAGGCGATCAGCGAGGTCGGCGGCTTCAGCATCACCGTCCGCGACGACCTGCGCCTCTACCTCGTCCAGACCGCCGAGAAGGGGCTGGCCTGGATGCGGCTCACTGCCGGGGGCAAGCCCGGCCACGGCTCCTTCGTGCACGACGACAACGCCGTCACCCGGCTCTGCGAGGCGGTCGCGCGCGTCGGCGCCCATCGCTTCCCGCTCACGCTGACCCCGCCGATGCGGGAGTTCCTCGCCGCCGTCGAGGACGCCTACGGCGTGGAGATAGACCCCGCCGAGCCCGAGCTGGCCCTCGCCCGCCTCGGCAGCATCAGCCGGATGATCGGCGCGGCGCTGCGCAACACCGCCAACCCCACGATGCTCGACGCCGGCTACAAGGCCAACGTCATCCCCGGGACGGCGAGCGCCACCGTCGACGGCCGGTTCCTCTACGGCCAGGAGGAGGAGTTCGAGCGCCAGCTCGCCGCGCTGATCGGCGAGGGGGTGCAGCGCGAGTGGCTGGTGCACGACCAGGCGGTGGAGACGACGTTCGACGGGCCGCTGGTCGACCAGATGGTGGCGGCGCTGAAGGCCGAGGACGACGGCGCCCGGCCGGTGCCCTTCACCATGAGCGGCGGCACCGACGCCAAGAGCTTCCAACGCCTGGGCATGCGCTGCTTCGGCTTCTCGCCGCTGCGGCTCCCGCCGGACCTCGACTTCGCCTCGCTGTTCCACGGCATCGACGAGCGCGTCCCGGTCGAGTCGCTGCGCTTCGGTGTCCGGGTGCTGGACCGCTTCCTGCGGAACTCCTGA
- a CDS encoding VOC family protein codes for MTLLSAVPALPTRDVRRAVEYFVARLGFTAGYVDADYGVVTRDRVELHLWPANSPEVAGAEPHLAGSASCRIAVADVTRLYEELRASGVVHPKGSLDDGPWGPEFTALDADCNAVTFFQPERPGPGSTLGGSRKA; via the coding sequence ATGACCCTGCTCAGCGCCGTCCCCGCCCTGCCCACCCGTGACGTCCGGCGGGCGGTCGAATACTTCGTGGCCCGGTTGGGCTTCACCGCTGGCTACGTCGACGCCGACTACGGCGTCGTCACCCGCGACCGGGTGGAGCTGCACCTGTGGCCGGCGAACTCCCCCGAGGTCGCGGGAGCGGAGCCGCACCTGGCCGGCAGCGCGTCGTGCCGGATCGCCGTCGCGGACGTGACGAGGCTCTACGAGGAGCTGCGCGCCAGCGGGGTGGTGCACCCGAAGGGCAGCCTGGACGACGGGCCGTGGGGCCCGGAGTTCACCGCTCTGGACGCCGACTGCAACGCGGTCACGTTCTTCCAGCCCGAGCGCCCGGGCCCCGGCTCGACCCTCGGCGGTTCCAGGAAGGCCTGA
- a CDS encoding response regulator transcription factor, with the protein MNPRIGIVLVDDHPMFRRGLRGLLESVGDTVVLGEAGTGQEAIRLATEHRPDVVLMDLNLPGMSGIEATRGVLRASPRTAVLVITMVEDEDAIMSAVDAGARGYVMKGAGQEELLAAVRSVHSGSAVFGRTLVPLVLARLSAVPEPGRTSVPGAQRAGERRPPSHVPGTRQR; encoded by the coding sequence GTGAACCCGCGGATCGGCATCGTCCTGGTCGACGACCACCCGATGTTCCGGCGCGGGTTGCGAGGGCTGCTCGAGTCGGTCGGGGACACCGTCGTCCTGGGCGAGGCCGGCACGGGCCAGGAGGCGATCCGGCTGGCCACCGAGCACCGGCCGGACGTCGTCCTCATGGACCTAAACCTGCCCGGCATGTCGGGGATCGAGGCGACCCGTGGTGTGCTGCGGGCGAGCCCCCGCACCGCCGTGCTGGTGATCACCATGGTCGAGGACGAGGACGCGATCATGTCGGCTGTCGATGCCGGCGCCCGGGGATACGTGATGAAGGGAGCCGGTCAGGAGGAGCTCCTGGCCGCCGTGCGGTCGGTGCACAGCGGTTCGGCTGTCTTCGGCCGGACGCTGGTCCCCCTGGTGCTCGCCAGGCTCAGCGCGGTCCCGGAGCCTGGACGTACCTCGGTCCCCGGGGCTCAGCGAGCGGGAGAGCGACGTCCTCCGTCTCATGTCCCGGGGACTCGACAACGGTGA
- a CDS encoding GGDEF domain-containing protein codes for MTTRTLRARDPQVAVDSAAFLLLASTLVLLALPLFGMSGGGTVQRVAHWIGVATLVGAALVCRLLPPERLDRWHVGLGLGLGSVVLIAALNLATADSSAGAQACYAFPVLWVAVHLRGPAVALVTTAALAADLITLLVLMPTAAAIADVVFFGAVLAVIATLLVRANRTQDELVDALQRQLTVDSLTGLATRRAFDQALETSLSRSVPGGTALVLIDVDSFKSINDNHGHPIGDDVLVHLAAVLRHRIRSDDAVLSRLGGDEIAVLLPGCGRDVAARRAEELLDAVRGEPLPLPDGTLLALSISLGVGHVPRHSRDRRGLYCSADAALYEAKRAGRGRVALAPA; via the coding sequence GTGACGACGCGAACCCTCCGCGCCCGGGACCCGCAGGTAGCGGTCGACAGCGCAGCCTTTCTCCTGCTGGCGAGCACGCTGGTGCTGCTGGCGCTGCCGCTGTTCGGGATGTCGGGTGGAGGGACCGTGCAGCGGGTCGCGCACTGGATCGGGGTGGCCACGCTGGTCGGGGCGGCGCTGGTCTGCCGGCTGCTGCCCCCGGAGCGGCTCGACCGCTGGCACGTGGGCCTCGGACTCGGGCTGGGCAGCGTCGTGCTGATCGCGGCGCTCAACCTGGCCACGGCGGACAGCTCCGCGGGCGCGCAGGCGTGCTACGCGTTCCCGGTGCTGTGGGTGGCGGTGCACCTGCGCGGGCCGGCCGTGGCCCTGGTGACCACCGCTGCGCTCGCCGCCGACCTGATCACCCTGCTGGTGCTGATGCCGACCGCCGCCGCGATCGCCGACGTCGTCTTCTTCGGGGCCGTCCTCGCCGTCATCGCCACGCTGCTCGTGCGGGCCAACCGGACGCAGGACGAGCTGGTCGACGCCCTGCAGCGGCAGTTGACCGTGGACTCGCTGACCGGCCTGGCGACCCGGCGGGCGTTCGACCAGGCCCTGGAGACCTCGCTGAGCCGATCGGTGCCCGGTGGCACCGCGCTGGTGCTCATCGACGTCGACTCGTTCAAGTCCATCAACGACAACCACGGCCACCCGATCGGGGACGACGTCCTGGTGCACCTGGCGGCGGTCCTGCGCCATCGCATCCGCAGCGACGACGCCGTCCTCTCCCGGCTCGGCGGGGACGAGATCGCCGTCCTGCTGCCCGGCTGCGGGCGCGACGTCGCGGCCCGCCGCGCCGAGGAGCTGCTCGACGCCGTGCGGGGCGAGCCGCTGCCCCTGCCCGACGGCACCCTGCTGGCGCTGTCGATCAGCCTCGGCGTGGGGCACGTGCCGCGGCACTCGAGGGATCGCAGAGGGCTCTACTGCTCGGCCGACGCAGCGCTCTACGAGGCCAAACGGGCCGGCCGCGGGCGGGTGGCGCTGGCTCCCGCCTGA
- a CDS encoding EamA family transporter, which translates to MHRRVPDRQRAAAAADAAGCVRGLGLPRDGPVHVGPCRRAGIPSLHAGQWVWLGVAGGTTGAATACMYAALAQASASRVAVVLALQTLVALTLGAWLLGEPVGAVQLLGIVAILSAVSLAGRAHQRPAAP; encoded by the coding sequence GTGCATCGCCGTGTACCTGACCGTCAACGCGCGGCTGCTGCCGCGGACGCGGCCGGCTGTGTCCGCGGCTTGGGTCTCCCTCGGGACGGCCCTGTCCACGTTGGTCCTTGCCGGCGTGCAGGCATTCCTTCGCTGCACGCGGGGCAGTGGGTCTGGCTGGGCGTCGCCGGCGGCACGACCGGTGCAGCCACCGCCTGTATGTACGCGGCGCTGGCTCAGGCCAGTGCGAGCAGGGTGGCCGTTGTGCTGGCCCTGCAGACGCTTGTCGCACTGACGCTCGGCGCCTGGCTCCTGGGTGAACCGGTGGGGGCGGTCCAGCTCCTCGGGATCGTTGCCATCCTTTCGGCGGTCTCCCTCGCCGGCCGGGCCCACCAGCGCCCGGCCGCACCTTGA
- a CDS encoding LuxR C-terminal-related transcriptional regulator, with the protein MSRGLDNGDIARRLGVSVKTVQNHVSRLLTKLDARSRVEVVLRFRGDL; encoded by the coding sequence ATGTCCCGGGGACTCGACAACGGTGACATCGCGCGCCGGCTGGGGGTGTCGGTCAAGACGGTGCAGAACCACGTCTCCCGCCTGCTCACCAAGCTCGACGCCCGAAGTCGCGTCGAGGTGGTCCTCCGCTTCCGCGGCGACCTGTGA
- a CDS encoding sensor histidine kinase, with product MTRGAAAALWLATLAAAAAAVAAAVTAHGSRLAQADARVVDAVVVVMFLVSGAVVLVHRPGHRIGLLLWAGGALWGLASLPLEVAAAGLLEDPGRPGLALVAVVALAVRGAGWILVVVLLPLLFPDGRLPSSRWRPAVVLAAGSLTLFTAAAITAPEPLDYRLTGIRNPIGLPVEWRPGVDLLPVTGLALVVGSALVGLCAVGLRWRRGNPLTRQQVGALLLASAVSLLVGIWIVTDLSQRAVAFPLAVAAVPIAVGVAVLQHGLYDVRQVVSRTLVYGVLTAVVVVVYVVIVGVLGTVLRSGGSGWLSLTAAAIVALVFQPVRDRVQRAVNRLVYGAWDEPAEVVGRLGERLADAAAPEHTLPAVVDALAESLRLPYVAVLGADGAVLASRGRRGEREEDVPLVHQRIHVGVLRLADVQDDAATGPLLTALAHQLAPVVRALELSRELQFSRERLVLSREEERRRLRRDLHDGLGPTLAGLTLRVDTARNTVGSDPAVDRALLELRDDVQEAIADVRRVVEDLRPAALDDLGLAGAVRALARRMSAGDLRVVVEGCPCVPSLPAATEVAVYRITQEAVTNAVRHAGPAARCVRVQIATSSEGSLTVSVEDDGSGRGGPSSPAGRGNGLSTMREWAEELGGELVVANRPDGGTVVRASLPVAAHGGGNP from the coding sequence GTGACCCGGGGCGCGGCGGCGGCGCTGTGGCTGGCGACGCTGGCTGCCGCCGCCGCCGCGGTCGCGGCCGCAGTGACGGCGCACGGCAGCCGCCTCGCCCAGGCCGACGCCCGCGTGGTGGACGCCGTCGTCGTCGTGATGTTCCTGGTGTCCGGTGCCGTTGTGCTGGTGCACCGTCCGGGCCACCGGATCGGTTTGCTGCTGTGGGCGGGAGGTGCTCTCTGGGGCCTGGCGTCACTCCCGCTGGAGGTGGCCGCGGCGGGGCTCCTCGAGGATCCCGGCCGGCCCGGGCTGGCACTCGTCGCGGTCGTCGCTCTCGCGGTCCGGGGCGCGGGCTGGATCCTCGTCGTCGTCCTGCTCCCGTTGCTCTTCCCGGACGGGCGGCTGCCCTCGTCACGGTGGCGTCCCGCGGTGGTCCTGGCAGCCGGTTCCCTGACCCTGTTCACCGCCGCGGCGATCACCGCCCCCGAACCTCTGGACTACCGGCTCACCGGCATCCGCAACCCGATCGGACTGCCGGTCGAGTGGCGCCCGGGCGTGGATCTCCTTCCGGTGACCGGCCTCGCGCTCGTCGTGGGCAGCGCACTCGTCGGCCTGTGTGCCGTCGGTCTGCGGTGGCGGCGGGGAAATCCGCTCACGCGGCAGCAGGTCGGCGCGCTCCTGCTGGCAAGCGCGGTGTCACTGCTGGTGGGGATCTGGATCGTCACCGATCTCAGCCAACGGGCGGTCGCCTTCCCCCTCGCCGTCGCTGCGGTCCCCATCGCCGTCGGCGTGGCCGTCCTGCAGCACGGCCTCTACGACGTCCGCCAGGTGGTCAGCCGCACCCTCGTCTACGGCGTGCTCACCGCGGTGGTGGTCGTCGTGTACGTGGTGATCGTGGGCGTCCTCGGCACGGTCCTCCGGTCCGGCGGTTCCGGTTGGTTGTCCCTCACCGCTGCCGCGATCGTCGCGCTCGTGTTCCAACCGGTCCGGGATCGGGTGCAACGGGCGGTGAACCGGCTGGTCTACGGCGCCTGGGACGAGCCTGCGGAGGTGGTGGGACGCCTGGGTGAACGGCTGGCGGACGCCGCCGCGCCGGAGCACACCCTCCCCGCGGTCGTGGACGCGCTGGCCGAGTCGCTACGGCTGCCCTACGTAGCGGTGCTCGGCGCCGACGGTGCGGTCCTGGCCTCCCGGGGCCGGCGCGGGGAACGGGAGGAGGACGTACCCCTGGTGCACCAGCGGATCCACGTCGGTGTCCTGCGGCTGGCCGACGTCCAGGACGACGCCGCCACCGGCCCACTTCTCACGGCGTTGGCCCACCAGCTGGCACCCGTCGTGCGGGCGCTGGAGCTCTCGCGGGAGCTCCAGTTCTCACGCGAGCGGTTGGTGCTGTCGCGCGAGGAGGAGCGCCGCCGCCTCCGCCGTGACCTCCATGACGGGTTGGGGCCGACCCTCGCGGGTTTGACCCTCCGCGTCGACACCGCTCGCAACACCGTGGGCAGTGATCCGGCCGTGGATCGCGCCCTGCTGGAGTTGCGCGACGACGTCCAGGAGGCGATCGCCGACGTGCGCCGGGTCGTGGAGGATCTCCGCCCCGCAGCGCTCGACGATCTGGGGCTGGCCGGCGCGGTGCGAGCTCTGGCCCGTCGGATGAGCGCCGGTGACCTCCGCGTGGTCGTCGAGGGTTGTCCCTGCGTCCCGTCGTTGCCCGCCGCGACGGAGGTCGCCGTCTACCGGATCACCCAGGAGGCCGTGACCAATGCGGTGCGCCACGCCGGACCGGCGGCCAGGTGCGTGCGCGTGCAGATCGCGACGAGCTCCGAAGGGTCGCTGACCGTCTCCGTCGAGGACGACGGGAGCGGCCGAGGCGGGCCCTCCTCCCCAGCGGGACGAGGGAACGGGCTCTCGACGATGAGGGAGTGGGCAGAGGAACTGGGCGGCGAGCTCGTCGTCGCGAACCGGCCCGACGGCGGAACCGTCGTCCGCGCCTCGCTCCCCGTGGCCGCCCACGGCGGAGGAAACCCGTGA